A single genomic interval of Aureliella helgolandensis harbors:
- a CDS encoding zinc-binding alcohol dehydrogenase family protein — protein sequence MKAVALTHYLPIDDPNSLIDIELKKPHPIGRDLLVAVKAIAVNPVDYKVREPNDGNRNTVETPPKVLGWDAAGVVEAVGPEVTLFKPGDEVFYAGDITRQGANCEFHLIDERIVGSKPASQGFAQAAAFPLTSITAYEAFFERLGIDIDGGNAGETILIVGGAGGVGSIAIQLAKIAGLTVITTASRPETSEWVKRLGADHVINHRQPLRPQIEKIGLKYVDYIALFNDTDGHWPAAVDLIRPQGHIVTIVENNEPLEQSGMKLKAATFSWEFMFTRSMYQTPDMIEQHRLLNRIAAWIDAGRIQVTASDVMSPINAANLRAAHATLEAGRSIGKIVIEGWQ from the coding sequence ATGAAAGCCGTGGCACTTACGCACTACCTACCAATCGACGATCCGAACTCGTTAATCGACATCGAGCTGAAAAAGCCACATCCAATCGGACGCGATTTGTTGGTCGCGGTCAAAGCGATTGCGGTCAATCCGGTGGACTACAAAGTTAGGGAACCGAATGACGGGAATAGGAATACTGTCGAAACGCCCCCTAAAGTACTGGGCTGGGACGCGGCGGGAGTTGTCGAAGCAGTGGGCCCAGAGGTTACGTTGTTCAAGCCAGGGGACGAAGTGTTTTACGCCGGCGATATCACCCGGCAAGGTGCAAATTGTGAATTCCATTTGATTGACGAGCGAATCGTTGGAAGCAAGCCCGCATCGCAGGGCTTTGCGCAGGCTGCTGCCTTTCCATTGACTTCAATCACGGCCTACGAAGCATTCTTCGAACGGCTTGGCATCGATATTGATGGTGGGAACGCAGGCGAAACCATTCTCATTGTTGGCGGGGCTGGAGGTGTTGGCTCCATTGCAATCCAACTCGCCAAGATCGCTGGGTTGACCGTGATCACCACCGCCTCGCGACCGGAAACTTCTGAGTGGGTAAAGAGGCTCGGTGCCGACCATGTCATCAATCACCGTCAGCCGTTGCGACCGCAGATTGAAAAGATCGGGTTGAAGTACGTCGACTACATTGCCCTATTCAACGATACCGATGGCCATTGGCCGGCGGCAGTGGATTTAATTCGCCCCCAAGGTCATATCGTCACTATCGTCGAGAATAACGAGCCGCTTGAGCAGAGCGGAATGAAGTTGAAGGCAGCGACATTTTCGTGGGAGTTTATGTTCACACGTTCGATGTATCAGACCCCTGATATGATTGAGCAACATCGCTTGCTGAACCGTATTGCCGCATGGATCGACGCTGGCCGTATTCAAGTTACAGCGAGTGATGTGATGTCGCCGATCAACGCCGCGAATCTGCGTGCGGCGCATGCTACCCTGGAAGCCGGTCGATCCATCGGCAAGATTGTAATCGAAGGCTGGCAATAG
- a CDS encoding PH domain-containing protein, translating to MQLLTAQCPYCGRDVETTIAHTAEPIICPKCEKPFEMEIPTAEVTSVREVEADETQKIIATEPEERTLFRVHPVVFRARPLGSMVVLMVTVAAIYGLWRSLAGDAPSREPELLGSTTLASIDWLLWISVAGLIAVAGILFYWFTLSYSTTLTITDSRTIYKQGILSRDASEVQHDDVRNIQLDQSLFQRLMRIGQIGISSSGQDDLEIVASRISSPGLIVETIRQNQRS from the coding sequence ATGCAGTTGCTAACCGCACAATGTCCCTACTGCGGACGAGATGTTGAAACGACCATCGCTCACACCGCAGAACCGATCATCTGCCCCAAATGCGAAAAGCCGTTTGAGATGGAGATCCCAACTGCAGAGGTAACGTCGGTTCGCGAAGTCGAAGCGGACGAAACTCAGAAAATCATCGCTACCGAACCTGAGGAGCGCACACTATTTCGCGTACATCCAGTTGTGTTCCGCGCTCGCCCGCTGGGATCCATGGTTGTATTGATGGTTACAGTGGCAGCGATCTATGGGCTGTGGCGCTCGCTCGCCGGGGACGCTCCCTCTAGGGAGCCAGAGTTGCTCGGCTCAACCACACTTGCGTCGATCGACTGGCTGCTCTGGATTTCAGTAGCGGGGTTGATTGCGGTGGCCGGCATCCTGTTCTACTGGTTCACGCTCAGCTATTCGACGACGCTTACGATTACCGACAGCCGTACGATTTACAAGCAAGGAATCCTCAGTCGCGACGCCTCGGAGGTTCAGCACGACGATGTTCGCAATATCCAATTGGATCAATCACTTTTCCAGAGGCTCATGCGCATCGGCCAAATTGGCATTTCAAGCTCAGGGCAGGACGATCTTGAAATCGTCGCATCGCGTATATCTAGCCCAGGGTTGATTGTGGAAACGATTCGCCAGAACCAACGCAGTTAG
- a CDS encoding alpha/beta hydrolase: protein MTGWEAKIVVVAIGLSICATHGLAENKSDKDVAYGTHERHVLDVYWNTDYKNAPIVFTIHGGGFTNGNKSYCSKNIQNFYREKGCIVVSPNYRLRKEGTPITIADCTIDVAMAVAYMQANAEKYGGDPEKIVSTGSSAGGYLSAQIAYRKQWNWPSDAMHQPEVLNVIAWFGDSPYLPPYVIQQVAANDAPGFIMYGGDDEHPSTPAQQGHDMQAKLKSKQIWNKMVYVDAMGHVPAQRILYSPTSRDQETYEAFNEFLDMVCYGKGEPQGGDVIEVGK from the coding sequence ATGACCGGATGGGAAGCAAAGATCGTCGTGGTTGCAATCGGACTCTCGATTTGCGCAACCCATGGGTTGGCGGAAAACAAGTCCGACAAAGACGTAGCGTATGGTACCCACGAGCGACATGTCCTGGATGTCTATTGGAACACAGATTACAAGAACGCGCCCATCGTTTTCACGATTCATGGCGGCGGGTTCACGAACGGTAACAAGAGCTACTGCAGCAAAAACATTCAAAATTTCTATAGGGAAAAAGGCTGCATCGTCGTCTCGCCGAACTACCGCTTGAGGAAGGAAGGCACGCCAATCACCATCGCAGACTGCACCATCGATGTGGCCATGGCTGTCGCTTACATGCAGGCCAACGCTGAGAAGTATGGCGGCGATCCCGAGAAGATCGTCTCAACCGGATCCTCTGCCGGGGGCTACCTAAGCGCCCAAATCGCCTATCGCAAACAATGGAACTGGCCCTCCGATGCCATGCACCAACCCGAGGTGCTGAATGTTATCGCCTGGTTCGGGGATTCTCCCTACTTGCCCCCTTACGTCATCCAGCAAGTCGCCGCCAATGATGCGCCTGGCTTCATCATGTACGGCGGCGACGACGAGCATCCTTCCACTCCAGCTCAACAGGGCCATGATATGCAGGCCAAGCTCAAGAGTAAGCAGATCTGGAATAAAATGGTGTACGTCGATGCTATGGGACACGTGCCAGCCCAACGTATCCTCTATAGCCCCACCTCACGAGACCAGGAAACCTACGAGGCCTTCAACGAGTTCCTCGACATGGTGTGCTATGGCAAAGGAGAGCCCCAAGGCGGCGATGTGATCGAAGTAGGCAAGTGA
- a CDS encoding calcineurin-like phosphoesterase C-terminal domain-containing protein: MPFQRVNAMSLTGWLRCLTIAGGLSAAGDLPALHAHEPQLRTGGAASSDPHEHATGYVYHDLNGNQTREAGEVGLEGIKVSNGRDIVTTDAEGRYEIGVDEDTIVFVIKPRGFISPLNELNLPQFYYIHKPAGSPASAFPGVSPTGALPESVDFALQSNEEPSQFKALLFGDTQPRNVQEVEYMAHDIVEQVVAENAHGASLGVTLGDIVFNDLSVFGPHNQAVALIGIPWFNVIGNHDINLDAADDRHSDETFESHYGPSYYSFDYGTVHFLALDDVMWHGPEEGRRGNYTGGLGEAQMEFIRNDLKMIPEDQLVVLMMHIPLVDVEDRQELYRLIEQRPFAMSMSAHTHYLRHRFIGQEDGWMGPEPHHHLVNVTVCGSWWRGTPDELGIPNATMSDGGPNGYSIISFDGTDYDLEFRAARRPENHQMNIYLPQEIATIDAITTAVVVNVFNGSEKSTTRMRILPDGEWKPMERVDGVDPFYTDMKKLEAGPFPLPGTPLPGPSITDHLWRAFLPAVLPVGTHMVEVETTDMDGHVYTDHESLRVVALPRPTTPPENAERTSAGSSRSRGRGRPQ; the protein is encoded by the coding sequence ATGCCTTTTCAACGAGTAAATGCGATGAGTCTGACAGGTTGGCTTCGATGCTTGACGATTGCTGGAGGTCTTAGTGCAGCGGGAGATTTACCTGCGTTGCATGCACATGAGCCGCAATTGCGAACGGGAGGGGCCGCGAGTAGTGATCCACACGAGCATGCTACCGGGTACGTGTACCACGACCTCAACGGTAACCAAACGCGTGAGGCAGGCGAAGTGGGGTTGGAAGGCATCAAAGTTTCGAACGGTCGAGACATTGTCACCACTGATGCCGAAGGTCGGTACGAAATTGGCGTGGATGAGGATACAATTGTGTTCGTCATCAAGCCACGTGGCTTCATCTCTCCGCTTAACGAACTCAACTTGCCGCAGTTCTATTACATCCACAAGCCGGCTGGATCACCTGCAAGTGCGTTTCCTGGTGTATCTCCGACAGGAGCATTACCTGAGTCGGTTGATTTTGCGCTTCAATCCAACGAAGAACCCTCGCAGTTCAAGGCGTTGTTGTTTGGTGACACGCAGCCACGCAACGTTCAAGAAGTTGAGTACATGGCGCATGACATTGTCGAACAGGTGGTGGCTGAGAATGCACACGGTGCCTCGCTAGGTGTGACGCTAGGCGATATCGTTTTCAACGATTTGAGCGTTTTTGGTCCGCACAATCAAGCAGTTGCCTTAATCGGTATTCCCTGGTTCAACGTGATTGGAAATCACGACATCAATCTAGACGCGGCGGACGACAGGCACTCAGACGAAACCTTTGAAAGCCATTATGGACCGAGCTACTATTCGTTCGACTATGGGACTGTCCATTTTCTGGCACTCGACGACGTGATGTGGCACGGACCTGAAGAAGGACGTCGCGGTAATTACACCGGCGGCTTGGGTGAGGCTCAAATGGAGTTCATTCGCAATGATCTGAAGATGATTCCAGAAGATCAATTGGTTGTTCTGATGATGCATATACCTTTGGTCGACGTCGAGGATCGCCAGGAATTGTACCGTTTGATTGAGCAGCGTCCATTCGCCATGTCCATGTCAGCCCATACCCACTATCTCAGGCATCGCTTCATTGGCCAGGAAGATGGTTGGATGGGACCAGAGCCGCACCACCATTTGGTAAATGTCACTGTTTGTGGTAGTTGGTGGCGAGGAACCCCAGACGAACTTGGGATTCCGAATGCAACGATGAGTGATGGGGGGCCGAATGGGTACTCAATTATTTCCTTTGATGGAACGGACTATGATTTAGAGTTCCGAGCAGCACGGCGTCCAGAAAACCACCAAATGAACATCTATTTGCCGCAGGAAATTGCCACGATAGATGCAATAACTACGGCTGTTGTTGTGAACGTCTTTAACGGTTCGGAAAAGTCGACTACACGAATGCGAATTCTGCCTGACGGGGAATGGAAACCCATGGAACGTGTCGACGGAGTTGATCCGTTCTACACCGACATGAAGAAGCTGGAAGCAGGGCCTTTTCCATTACCTGGTACTCCGCTCCCAGGACCATCCATCACGGATCACCTGTGGCGGGCTTTCCTGCCAGCAGTTCTGCCAGTAGGCACTCATATGGTGGAAGTCGAAACAACCGACATGGATGGCCATGTCTACACGGATCACGAGAGTCTTCGTGTGGTCGCGCTGCCTCGTCCAACCACGCCACCGGAAAATGCGGAGCGAACCTCAGCCGGATCTTCTCGGAGTCGTGGCCGTGGCCGTCCTCAGTGA
- a CDS encoding SDR family oxidoreductase, which produces MTKIAVTAASGQLGSQVIQATREIVGKENVIGLARTPSKAAALGVEVRPGNYEACNELENSLANVDTVLLVSGMDAPDKRIGQHRNVIEAAKQAGVRRIVYTSIQGAEENTAFSPIVRSNRQTEEDIRNSGLQWTIGRNGIYIEPDVEYIDTYRQRGEIANCAGDEKCGYTTRHELAYAYSCLLTDPKHDGNTYNLHGEAIGQQQLAEYLNYAFDLNLKYRSMSVAEYREERVAELGEFLGGVIAGIYEGIRQGALNNESHFAAAAGRAHQGWRNYFDGIRAEARLS; this is translated from the coding sequence ATGACGAAAATTGCAGTAACCGCCGCGAGTGGGCAGCTTGGTTCACAAGTCATTCAGGCCACCCGAGAGATCGTGGGAAAGGAGAACGTTATCGGGCTTGCGCGGACGCCGAGTAAGGCGGCCGCGCTGGGCGTCGAAGTGCGCCCCGGCAACTACGAGGCTTGCAACGAATTGGAAAATTCGCTTGCAAATGTCGATACGGTGCTCCTTGTCTCGGGCATGGATGCGCCTGACAAACGCATTGGTCAACACCGCAACGTCATCGAAGCTGCTAAGCAAGCTGGAGTTCGTAGGATTGTTTACACGAGCATCCAGGGGGCTGAAGAGAACACCGCGTTCTCGCCAATCGTACGAAGCAATCGTCAAACGGAGGAGGATATTCGTAATAGTGGTCTCCAGTGGACGATTGGTCGCAACGGCATCTATATCGAACCTGATGTCGAGTACATCGATACCTATCGACAGCGTGGCGAAATCGCAAATTGTGCGGGCGACGAAAAATGCGGCTATACCACTCGTCACGAGTTGGCCTATGCCTATTCGTGTTTGCTCACCGATCCAAAACACGATGGCAATACGTACAATCTGCACGGAGAAGCGATCGGGCAACAGCAGTTGGCCGAGTACCTAAACTACGCCTTTGATCTGAATTTGAAGTACCGATCGATGTCGGTCGCGGAGTATCGCGAAGAACGAGTCGCCGAGCTTGGCGAGTTTTTGGGAGGTGTGATTGCGGGGATTTACGAAGGAATCCGCCAGGGCGCATTGAATAACGAAAGCCACTTTGCTGCCGCGGCGGGACGTGCCCATCAGGGATGGCGCAACTATTTTGATGGGATTCGAGCTGAGGCAAGATTGAGTTAG
- a CDS encoding mechanosensitive ion channel family protein: MSLPLSDRCLFRPLVGFLTLVWVAFISSSILFAQEKTAGEVAASPPLGQEESPEAPSKVDVKPIARDDEIALRLTSILDSTQYFGSPAVAVENGVVFLSGVAAKPDYKTWAGDLARNTQDVAAVVNRMTVAEKSIWDFSAAFGELRNFQTSAVQAIPLLIFGLVVLLLAWLIAKLTSLAAGSLLVGSVPNKLLRWVISKAIMLPILIFGIYLVLRISGLTQLALTVLGGTGLIGLVIGIAFQDIAENFLASILISIQKPFRIGDQIEVAGHEGIVRRVTTRGTTLMSLDGNLIQIPNSQVYKSLIVNFTANPTRRVSFDVGVGYDDSASKAQQTILDKIKQHPSILEEPPAKVLIDSLAAATVNLRVLFWIDGEKNDWLSVRSSVMRLVKQSLQLEGISLPDEAREVIFPKGVPVLMSPNGIASSGTEPENPSSTHSTTESSHPFNPKPLPPRDQPDEPVVSEAEGDMKSEVADLQRQADNSWLPGAEVESLVSE; the protein is encoded by the coding sequence ATGAGCCTCCCTCTCTCTGACCGATGCCTCTTTCGCCCCCTGGTTGGGTTCTTGACGTTAGTTTGGGTAGCTTTCATTTCCTCGTCTATCTTGTTTGCGCAGGAAAAGACAGCGGGCGAGGTGGCTGCGAGTCCGCCGTTGGGCCAGGAGGAGAGCCCTGAAGCCCCCAGTAAGGTCGATGTCAAGCCAATCGCCCGTGACGATGAAATAGCGCTGCGGCTTACCAGTATCCTCGATTCGACCCAATACTTCGGCTCTCCGGCTGTGGCGGTGGAAAACGGCGTTGTGTTCCTGTCAGGCGTGGCGGCAAAACCCGATTACAAGACGTGGGCGGGCGATCTGGCCCGGAATACACAAGACGTTGCTGCCGTAGTAAATCGCATGACGGTTGCCGAAAAATCGATTTGGGACTTCAGCGCGGCCTTTGGTGAACTGCGGAACTTCCAAACCTCAGCCGTTCAGGCAATCCCCCTCCTCATTTTTGGACTCGTCGTTCTCCTCCTCGCTTGGTTGATTGCCAAGCTTACTAGCTTAGCGGCAGGCAGTCTTTTGGTTGGGAGTGTTCCTAACAAGCTGCTGCGGTGGGTCATCTCGAAAGCAATCATGCTACCGATATTGATCTTTGGCATCTATCTCGTGCTGCGAATCTCAGGGCTCACTCAATTGGCGCTCACCGTGCTCGGTGGGACTGGGCTGATCGGTCTGGTGATTGGTATCGCATTTCAGGACATCGCCGAAAACTTTCTGGCCAGCATCCTCATCAGCATTCAAAAACCCTTCCGCATCGGCGATCAGATCGAAGTTGCCGGGCACGAGGGAATCGTGCGCCGTGTCACCACGCGTGGCACCACGCTGATGTCTCTGGATGGAAATCTCATACAAATTCCAAATTCTCAGGTCTACAAATCGTTAATTGTCAATTTCACTGCAAACCCAACACGCAGAGTGAGTTTCGATGTCGGAGTCGGCTATGACGATTCGGCCTCCAAAGCTCAACAAACCATTCTCGATAAGATCAAGCAGCATCCATCGATTCTAGAGGAACCACCCGCCAAAGTATTAATCGACTCGTTAGCTGCTGCTACCGTTAACCTCCGCGTCCTGTTCTGGATCGATGGTGAGAAGAACGATTGGCTTTCTGTTCGCTCGTCCGTCATGCGACTTGTGAAACAATCACTCCAGTTGGAAGGGATTTCCCTACCCGATGAAGCGCGGGAAGTGATCTTCCCCAAGGGTGTGCCGGTGCTAATGAGCCCCAACGGAATTGCAAGCAGTGGCACCGAGCCTGAGAATCCGAGCTCAACTCACTCAACAACAGAAAGTAGCCACCCGTTCAATCCTAAACCACTGCCTCCGCGCGACCAACCTGACGAGCCAGTTGTCAGCGAGGCGGAGGGGGACATGAAGAGCGAAGTCGCAGATCTACAGCGACAAGCCGACAACTCCTGGCTTCCAGGCGCAGAGGTTGAGAGTTTAGTGAGTGAGTAA
- the glpQ gene encoding glycerophosphodiester phosphodiesterase codes for MMALYLLPMASLHSQPPSSPLPATNRLGLPGLQPNATTLLPNGWSLKAQGEHVPMGDFPAMLRVSPDGKYVAVLHCGYGAHEIRIVDLETQTVRSTTQVPQAFYGLAFSSDGAQLAVSGGEDECVYVFPFAEGFLAAGRTIQVVPAKEKFVVAGVEWSVDDRELVVCGLLANEVRIVDAVSGETKSRVDLGAEAYPYAICLDVESKSAFVSLWGSSSVAHIDLNPGQVMQRFATQSHPTEMRLLDKGALLLVACSDQNSITVIDTQNGKQLEVIQTALFPHAPNGSTPASLAVSPDGRVLVAANSDNNNLAVFDISQRGQSKSLGFIPVGWYPTSVRFSHDGRTILVANGKGLTSRSNVHGANPNITADKTVREYIGGLLQGTLSFIPSPSPAEMSEMTRLAFACCPLEDAKGRNFQISENHPIPSKPGMVSPIEHCIYVIKENRTYDQVLGDMSTGNGDPSLCIFPESVTPNHHALARQYVQLDNFYVESEVSADGHEWTMAAYATDFVEKTWPISYRGGRKKLTYPSEGKFKIAEPSSGYLWDRCAERGVGYFSFGEFVDNGRTPADPCTTNIEALQGHFDPMFRSYDLDYTDVMRAERFIERWKQFETEDNLPGLIVLRLPNDHTYGTRVGKPTPTAMVADNDVALGMIVEAVSTSEAWAKTAIFVVQDDAQNGSDHVDAHRTVALAISPYTRGSGLDSTMYSTSSMLRTMELILGLDPMTQFDAAATPMYAAFHSEPDLTAYEALPAQVDLAATNLADAWGAKVSEQLDLSTEDAADDLLFGDIVWRSVRGADSPMPAPVRSAFVFLSADDDDDAEVELEEEEEEEEEEEEEGEGLSGNGADLQSNVLVIAHRGASGYLPEHSEGAKVLAIAQGADVVEQDVVLTRDRVMVISHDITMDATTNVGEIYPNRAREDGHFYYADFDWPELSNVSLRERTLKSRGGSLRFPNATASRIMRLEDEIALVTGLNQTLGKRVGFHIELKSPSWHLKEFGAHMADKLMEVLNQKELTDLRNLCFIQCFEPGELQYLRDTHHCEFPLVQLLGGRPLGLLPGAASSADRMATLEAELSEIAKYADGIGPSIPLLVTLEDGKVKSNGFVEAAHAAGLVVHPYTVRKDGLPSWCDDVASLHDMLLNELKVDGFFTDFPDLGRAAVDSQ; via the coding sequence ATGATGGCCCTCTACCTCCTGCCTATGGCTTCCCTGCATTCGCAGCCTCCTTCCTCCCCCCTTCCGGCAACCAATCGGCTCGGTTTGCCTGGCTTGCAGCCCAACGCGACGACTCTGTTGCCGAACGGTTGGTCGCTAAAAGCGCAGGGCGAGCACGTTCCAATGGGGGACTTTCCGGCCATGCTGCGTGTTTCGCCGGATGGCAAGTATGTGGCTGTCTTGCACTGTGGTTACGGCGCTCATGAAATCCGAATTGTGGACTTGGAAACGCAAACGGTCCGCTCTACGACGCAGGTGCCTCAGGCGTTCTACGGATTGGCCTTTTCCAGTGACGGAGCGCAGTTGGCCGTCAGCGGTGGGGAGGACGAATGCGTTTATGTGTTCCCATTCGCCGAGGGCTTTCTAGCAGCAGGGCGGACCATTCAGGTTGTACCGGCCAAGGAAAAGTTTGTAGTCGCGGGTGTTGAGTGGAGCGTCGACGATCGAGAACTGGTCGTCTGCGGCCTGCTGGCTAATGAAGTCCGAATCGTTGATGCTGTTTCCGGAGAAACCAAGAGCCGAGTCGACCTAGGGGCAGAAGCGTACCCCTATGCGATTTGTCTCGACGTGGAATCCAAAAGTGCGTTTGTTAGCTTGTGGGGTAGTTCGAGTGTGGCTCACATTGACTTGAATCCAGGCCAAGTCATGCAGCGTTTCGCAACTCAGAGTCACCCAACCGAGATGCGACTGCTTGACAAGGGCGCTCTGCTACTGGTCGCCTGCTCAGACCAAAATAGCATTACCGTAATAGATACGCAGAACGGAAAGCAGTTGGAGGTCATCCAAACCGCACTCTTTCCCCATGCCCCCAACGGCAGCACACCGGCTAGCCTTGCCGTTTCGCCAGACGGGCGGGTTTTGGTCGCAGCGAACTCGGACAACAACAATCTGGCCGTGTTCGACATCAGCCAACGTGGGCAATCCAAGTCCCTTGGGTTTATTCCGGTGGGTTGGTACCCAACCTCGGTCCGCTTTTCCCACGACGGACGGACCATTCTTGTCGCCAACGGAAAAGGGCTGACCTCGCGTTCCAATGTCCATGGAGCCAATCCAAACATTACGGCAGACAAGACCGTTCGCGAGTATATAGGAGGGTTGCTTCAGGGAACACTTTCGTTCATCCCGTCACCTTCACCAGCAGAGATGTCCGAAATGACACGTCTGGCGTTTGCTTGTTGTCCCTTAGAGGACGCGAAGGGACGCAATTTTCAAATATCAGAAAATCACCCTATTCCTAGCAAACCAGGGATGGTTAGTCCCATTGAGCACTGCATCTATGTCATTAAAGAGAATCGGACCTACGATCAGGTCTTGGGAGATATGTCTACTGGAAACGGTGATCCGAGCCTATGCATCTTTCCGGAATCTGTCACGCCCAATCATCATGCTCTGGCGCGGCAATATGTTCAATTAGACAATTTTTATGTGGAAAGCGAAGTGAGTGCTGATGGGCACGAGTGGACCATGGCAGCCTACGCCACCGATTTTGTCGAAAAAACATGGCCAATCAGCTACCGAGGTGGTCGCAAAAAGTTGACTTACCCCTCGGAAGGAAAGTTCAAAATTGCAGAACCGTCGAGCGGATATCTGTGGGATCGATGTGCCGAACGTGGCGTCGGCTATTTCAGCTTTGGAGAATTCGTTGACAACGGGCGGACCCCTGCGGATCCTTGCACCACTAACATCGAAGCTTTGCAAGGGCACTTCGATCCAATGTTTCGATCGTATGACTTGGACTATACCGACGTCATGCGGGCTGAGCGGTTTATCGAGCGATGGAAGCAATTCGAGACCGAAGATAATTTACCTGGTCTCATTGTCTTGCGACTGCCGAATGATCACACCTACGGAACACGGGTCGGGAAACCTACTCCGACGGCCATGGTCGCCGATAATGATGTCGCTCTTGGTATGATCGTCGAGGCGGTGTCGACGAGTGAGGCTTGGGCGAAGACTGCTATCTTTGTTGTTCAAGATGACGCACAAAACGGTTCCGACCACGTCGATGCACACCGCACGGTAGCTTTAGCCATCAGTCCCTATACGCGTGGGAGTGGTTTGGATTCAACCATGTACTCGACCTCGAGCATGTTGCGGACGATGGAGTTGATTCTGGGGCTCGATCCGATGACGCAGTTCGATGCTGCGGCTACGCCAATGTATGCGGCGTTCCACTCTGAACCGGACTTAACGGCCTACGAAGCGCTGCCTGCGCAAGTTGACTTGGCTGCAACCAATTTGGCGGATGCATGGGGCGCGAAAGTTTCCGAACAACTCGACCTCAGCACTGAGGACGCCGCCGATGACTTGTTGTTCGGTGACATCGTCTGGCGTAGTGTGCGAGGTGCCGATTCTCCCATGCCAGCTCCCGTGCGATCTGCATTTGTTTTCTTGAGTGCTGACGACGACGACGACGCCGAGGTTGAGCTTGAAGAGGAAGAGGAAGAGGAAGAGGAAGAGGAAGAGGAAGGGGAAGGACTGTCGGGCAATGGGGCTGACTTGCAATCCAACGTTCTGGTGATCGCCCACCGAGGGGCGAGTGGCTATCTGCCTGAACATTCCGAGGGTGCTAAGGTGCTGGCCATCGCTCAAGGAGCGGACGTTGTCGAACAAGATGTGGTATTGACCCGCGACCGAGTTATGGTCATTAGCCACGACATCACGATGGATGCGACGACCAACGTGGGTGAAATCTATCCGAATCGAGCTCGTGAAGATGGGCATTTCTACTACGCTGATTTCGATTGGCCGGAGCTGAGCAACGTTTCCTTGCGTGAACGCACGCTGAAAAGTCGCGGTGGAAGCCTCCGTTTCCCCAATGCGACGGCGAGTCGCATTATGCGTCTAGAGGATGAAATCGCCCTTGTTACAGGGCTCAATCAAACTTTAGGCAAGAGGGTTGGCTTTCACATCGAACTGAAGTCGCCTAGTTGGCACCTGAAGGAGTTTGGCGCACACATGGCTGACAAACTGATGGAAGTCCTAAATCAGAAAGAGTTGACAGATCTGCGAAATTTGTGCTTCATCCAATGTTTCGAGCCAGGCGAATTGCAATACTTGCGGGATACCCATCATTGCGAATTCCCACTGGTGCAGCTGCTTGGTGGGCGACCACTTGGGTTGTTGCCCGGAGCCGCATCGAGCGCCGATCGAATGGCTACCTTAGAAGCGGAGTTAAGCGAAATCGCTAAATATGCGGATGGAATCGGCCCGTCGATCCCATTGCTCGTCACTCTGGAAGATGGCAAGGTCAAGTCGAATGGATTTGTCGAGGCAGCGCATGCGGCAGGCTTAGTCGTGCACCCTTACACGGTCCGCAAGGACGGCTTGCCAAGCTGGTGTGACGATGTCGCCAGCCTGCATGACATGTTGCTCAACGAGCTGAAGGTCGATGGGTTCTTCACCGACTTCCCCGACTTGGGGCGCGCAGCAGTCGATAGTCAATAG